In the Drosophila willistoni isolate 14030-0811.24 chromosome 3R, UCI_dwil_1.1, whole genome shotgun sequence genome, GAAGCTAGctaacaaatgtttttgtCTAATTCGGTTATCCTCTTTGCCCATAAGATAACAATGGGAGACCTAAAGGTAAAAATGGAtcaattaatttcaaaatatatatgtacataaatttatGATTCTCCACCCTGTAGATGCCAATATAGCAGACCAGCCAGAATACAGATTCCAAGCTAAAGTGACTTAGATTCCATTGGCCGCTTTTCGTGCAGCTAACCAAGGCCTTGAACATATCCAAAGCCAATCCGATAAGGCAATAATTACGCATTCCTCTCACAATGTGAACACCACAATTCGGATCTTTATGGGTGCAGGTATCATTTGAAGCAATTGCCTCTGGCCTTAGGAACCAGAAACCCTTGTGCCAACCCTTTTGCTTGCCTTCCATAATTATGGCACTGCAGCACATGAAAACCAAAGTTTGAAGTGTCAGTGAAGAGGATAATAGTCCAGTCATTGGTAATTTTCTCTGCAGAAGTAGACTTTCTATAAACTAAGGAAAAGATGTAAATCAATTATGATTATCTAACAGATTAATGGATTATACTCACCGATTGGAAAATTCCTGTGTGCTGGAGATGTTTAACACGTTCTGGCAGAAATGTCGTAAAGGCGCCACCCACAATGGAAGGTAGAAAAACTAGAGAATACAGTTGAAACTCTCCAAGCAGGTGCCTGCAATGCATATCTCAAATGTTTAATGATTAAGGAAATTATCTTGAGCCTTGACTACCGTAAAGCACACATTGTGGTGGCAATTACCCAGCCATTGATAAGGCCGCCCAATGTCAACTGCTGATGATACCAAATAGTATCTCGTAGTATATTGAAGAAATTTCCACTTTCCCGTAGTCTCTGTTTGAGCAGATGAAGCAATGCCACGGGCACATAGTATTTGCCATTGGAGCAACAGAAATGCCAAAGATTCACGACTGTCGCCCGCCGACAGCTATGTGGATGCAGCAGCTCATTGCAACGAAGAGAACTGAAATGTTTTTCAAACAATGTACTCAAGACGGCCatcaaaatgcaattaaatggGGTACAACTTAGAAATGTTTTAATGTTCGGCCACCTAGTTAATGActtgttaatttattttgaaatacaTATTCAATATGTTCACAAAAACACGGCCGAATAAATTGTCTGTAAGTAATACTGGAGCaaacgaagaagaaaaaggAGCAGAAGACCGCTCAGCTAGTCAACCTCCTCCACAGTTGGACCCGTTTGCTGTTTACCGTGAGATGATCCACCAGATCCGCCAGTGGAGCCATGCAACTTGGTCATAATGGGACCGCAAACACGTTGACTTTCCTTTAGATGATGTTCGTATTCGTCCTTTTCGGCCAGTGTATTGGCATCTAGCCAGGAAGATTCAGATGCACATTTATCACGAACCTTTTTGCGTTCGGAATCGTTGATAGTTCCGGATGGGGCATCGTCCACAGCTTGCTTGCAGCCGTAGACATAACTCTCTAGACTGTTGCGTGCCTTGACCCGTTCGCGATGGCAGTCATCTTccgctttaaatttttctgcATCGGCCAACATGCGATCGATTTCGGCCTTGGACAGGCGACCCTTGTCATTGGTAATGGTGATCTTCTCCAGTTTCCCAGTGCTATTGTCTTTGGCACTTACATTCAAAATGCCATCAGCATTTACGTCAAAGGTCACACAGATTTGGGGAACACCACGCGGTGCTGGTGGAATGCCTCCCAGGTTAAAGTTGCCCAACGTATTGTTATCCTTGGTCATGGCACGTTCGCCCTCAAACACCTGGATGGTGACAGCATTCTGATTGTCACTGTAGGTGGTGAATATTTGCTGCTGTTTGCAGGGAATTCGCGCATTACGATCCACCAACTTGGTCATCACACCGCCAGCCGTCTCGATGCCCAGAGAGAGTGGTATAACATCCACCAGCAATAGATCCTGAATCTTTGAGCTACCAACGCCCGTTAATATGGCCGCCTGGACGGCTGCTCCATAAGCCACAGCCTCATCTGGATTGATGGACAAGTTCAGCTGCTTACCACCAAAAAAGTCCTGCAGCAGACGCTGAATCTTAGGAATTCGTGTGGATCCACCGACCAAGACCACATCATGAATGGCCTTCTTATCCATCTTGGCGTCACGAAGGGCACGTTCCACAGGCTGCATGGTGGAACGGAATAGATCCATGTTCAGCTCCTCGAAACGTGCCCGAGAGATCtttgaataaaaatcaatgcCCTCATGCAAGGCATCGATCTCTAGAGAGGCTTCAGTGCTCGAGGATAACGTACGCTTAGCTCGCTCACAGGCTGTACGCAAACGGCGCATTGCACGGGCATTCCCCCTAATATCTGCCTTATGCTTACGTCTAAATTCTTCCAGGAAATAGTTGACCAGACGATTGTCAAAGTCTTCGCCACCCAAATGTGTGTCGCCCGCCGTGGATCTCACCTCGAAGAGAGAGCCCTCGTCAATGGTGAGTATCGATACATCGAATGTACCACCGCCCAGATCAAAGATAAGCACATTCCGTTCGCCATTCAAGTTCTTATCCAAACCATAAGCTAGAGCAGCAGCTGTCGGCTCGTTGATGATACGTAAAACGTTTAGGCCAGCAATCGAACCAGCATCCTTGGTAGCCTGACGCTGCGAATCATTGAAATAGGCCGGCACTGTGATGACGGCATCCTTTACCTTGGCCCCCAAATAGACTTCGGCAACCTCACGCATCTTGGTCAACACCATGGAGCTAATCTCTTCGGGAGCAAAACGCTTGCGCTCGCCCTTAAATTCTACCTCGATTTTGGGTTTGCCATTCTCATTTACAACCTTGAATGGCCAGTGCTTAAGATCCTCTGCGATTTTTGGATCATCGAATTTTCTTCCAATCAAACGTTTGGCATCAAAGACCGTGTTGTTGGCATTCATGGCCACCTATCAGATAGTGTACTTCACAATCATAATCAATATATTAATCCAATTAGACTTACCTGATTCTTGGCCGCATCGCCAATCAAACGCTCTGTATCATTGAAGGCCACATAGGATGGGGTTGTACGATTGCCCTGGTCATTGGCTATAATCTCAACTTTACTATTCTGCCAAACACCCACACAGGAATAGGTGGTCCCTAAATCTATGCCCACGGCTGGAGTCTTGGCCATTATTGCGAATTTTGTTACCTTATTACGATTGttgttgtaaaatttatgcttgttttatttttatttaatacagttaaaagtgtttttttttatgacaacgttttttaaaattattaaaatttttcgaGGCTCTATCCGTTTGTATGTGGATTTGTAAACTGATAAAGTTAAGGGGCTTTTATACACCTTGAAGCCAAAGAAAAAAGACGTAACTTTTGACAGTTTTTTCTATGAAcactttttaaaatatttcgatATCGATTTACTTATCGAAATATGAGTACATAATCATAATCATATACAAGAGAATTATCCCTTTCCACCTCTAGAATTTTCGGATGAAGTTATGTTTAAACAGAATATTTTCtggctaaaacaaaaaaaaagactgcGTAGGTTTTTATTACTATAAAAGTCAAGTTTCCTTTTTTGGAATCTCTGGATTGTTTGTAGTTTAAcatgaaaagtaaaaaaataattggcaaattatttaaattttcattaatttaacGTTTCcccttctttttcttcttttggccATCTGGCCAAGCAAAGCCACGTGATTTTAAGACGTCCTGAAATCGGAATTATAtactgaaatatatttttgtttgaaatgaACATTTTCTCACCTGAACATTATGGCACACATAGTAGGCATTTTCCATGGCAGCATCGTTAAAAATATCACATCCAATGGACTTGCCCACGCCTCCTTTTTTCTTACCACCTCCGCCGCcctctttcttctttttctcctCACCCTCTCCACTGCCAGCATTACTGGATGTGGAATCTTTGCTATTGCGtttctttttacttttgcCAACCATTTAAGTGAATAATGAATAGCTAATGCTCGaattgttttcaatattaatatttaatctTATTGATTTAATAAAAAGGGCAAAGTCCACGTTGCCGGGCAACCAACTTCAAAACTTAACAATATGGCATAAACCTGAGCTGTTTGCGACTAATTACTTagtctttttttaaattaacgtCTATTCGAATATTCTTGATAGTAATTGGGCCAGACTATAGACGAAATCCAGTCAATATAGGAGGAAACTCGTGTATAAACTCCTgttaaaattgaataaaactTTAGTAGATTCAATTGAAGGAATAGATTTCGAACTCACCTGGATACTCGCTACGGCAATAAGTGCCGTAGGAGGTGATGCCCACCAGATAGTAACGGAAACGTCTGCGATTCCGATGACGCCGACGTCTACGCTCTAAATTAAGCTGCAGTGGTCCACCGGAATCGCCCTGTTGTTCAATAGATTGTTAGCCAAGTTACTAGGCATCCAGGAAGTTTTGCACTCACCTGGCAGGTATCGCGATTCTTCTCATAATCATGGGCACATATCTGGCTAGTTAATATACCTTGTGGTGCACTCTCGTCTGAGGGTAATGTACTATTGCACTTTTCCTGCGGAACTATTGACAAATCCAATTCGGTCAGGACATTTGTAGGCGCCTGAGCGAATCCTGTTGATCCATAACCCATGCTATGTACCTTTTCGTAAGGTATTTCGTTTCGCACCCAAATTCTTACTGGTTTCACAAACCAAGTGTATTCCACTGGTCGATTTAACTCGATTAGCCCAATGTCATGATAATAGTATGTATCATTGTATAAAGGATGCAAATGGATCTTAGCCACACGACGTCGCTGTGGTGCTACATCATTTTCCCATTCTTTCAATTTGATGTCACCGATTTTGACGACATCGGGAGCAGTGCTTAATGTGGTAAAAAGGATATAAGTAAAAAGGATCTTGGTTCTAAGGAGATTAAACTTACCCATGGGTGGTCAAACAATGAGCTGCTGTTAGTACAAAGTTTTCACTTATTAAACTGCCGCCGCATTTGTAATCAATCTCTCCATTCTCATTGTGAAATCCCAGAGCGGCCTGTAATCGAAAGAgcaacagagaaagagagagagagagaaaagcaGAGACTTAATAACGGTTATCAAACAACGAATTCAAAGTATCGATTATGCTAATCAAGTCGTAGTTGCCACTGTATAGCCGTCGTTTCGCTAGATTCCGGTtttgtgtgatttttttttttttttgttttgatttacTAACCATATGCGGGTATTGCCCTGGAGCAACAATTGATCTGCCATTGAAATCGTCGTGCAAATCCTCTGTTTCAGCCGATTTGTTGTACTCATGTGAATCCATTTTCTGCTCCATATTGTGGTAAATCGTACCAAAATGACGATAATGATCTCTCGGTGGTGGACGCGGTGCAAACCAATTTTCTCGCGGTGGTGGCCTTCTGTTCGGTGAGCCTCTTGGCGGTGACCCTCTTGGTGGAGGCCCTCTTGGTGGGGGAGGACAGCCTGGAGGCGGACCGGGAGGAGGTGGTCCGGGCGGGGGCGGTCCCGGAGGCGGTGCTCCACAAGGTGGCGGAGGTGGTGGCCTATAATATGGGTTAAAATCACCTGGCCATTGATTGTAATCCCATTGATTGTAACCTACGCCCCACCTGTTTTGCTCtggctgctgctcctgctgctgatTCGGATAtcgaaagtcaatttgctccGTCTGCTCATTCGGAAAACGGAAGTCATTTCCATTGTCCTCATTGTTATTCCAATACTGACCGCtgacatttactccaattAAAATTAGAGTAAGTAAAACGGCTGCTTTAGAATTAACCATCCGCCGGGCTTTCAGCTCCATGCTACTTAAATGTCTTGAGTGCTTGACCGAACGATTTGAACTGTTAGATGCGGACGCTATTTCTCTCGAaccgttttgttttgttttgtttttttattggtGGAATTTTAAATAAGGTACCCGCATTAATTAATAAGAAATACATTGAAATACGTACATTCATACAaacacaaacgcacacacacatgtagACTTATACTCATgctaaattaaacaaatatataaacagaGAGGTTTACTGTTGATTTCTATATCATGCTGGCCATTAAACTAAGTCCACTCCTTTATTTGtgattcatttattttatagaCAAATAATCTCGAAGAAACCTTCATAAATTGGAAAAATTGGTTTCCTGAAATGCCAAATTGTGATTAATTATAGTTCGTATGGTTTTTAGTATTGGAATCTATTGTACGTAGTTCTAGTAGAATAAAATCGAAGATtctatatacaatatacaatttaataCAATTTATGTATAACGTTAAgaaggaaataatattttaaaaacgcATTTGATCTGAGATTTATTTAAGAAACAGGTTATAGTTTAATATCTCGAAAAGGTAATGGTATAATAGTTTTACAGTGTGCTTTAAATAAATAGGTAAGCTCTATTGTATGGCAATAACTTTTTTTAAGAAGCGTAAATTTTAAGAACGTATCTAGAAAGAGAGtgtgtttaattaaaaaaccgatagtttctaaaaaaaattagaaatttaaattttggagCTGAAGATTTATCAAAATACAAGTTGTAAGATTCACTGGTTGAGCCTAAGAAGAGCAGAAAAAGTCAAAAATGATTTAAGACACATATATTTCGGGAAAAATTTGGATAATTCATTAGTTTATACCATAAAATTGGGCAAACAACTGAAGAAATCGGCTTAGCTAGGAATTAAATtacatgtgtatatacatataatgtAAAAGATTTGATAAAAAACGTGGTgcactttttttaaatgacCCAGTAGAAATATACGCGGAAGCTGCCATGACGATATTTGGATTCCAAATATACTAACCAACCAATTACCGAAAGAAAGTCTTCATTAAATTATTTGGTAAccgagaaaatcaaaataaaatttaaaacccTATAAAACTTGCTAGGCTATTGATCACTACCATATGTAGACATATTTATGGTTTAGGGTATCATataatacaaaaacaatatgAATGATGTGTTTAATATTTGGGAATCATCAATATACTGGAGTACCCTAACTAATATCGCCACAGTGTGAATAGTCGATAgaaagtgtgtgtgtaagtaaacaaaaacgaTGAAACATTCGCTAAGAAAAAGCCATATACACCTTCAATTGATTGGTTTCCAATTAGTTTTGCTGTTGATGAGATCGTTGCAGGGtaagtttttgttaaattgGCCAGCTTATATACCCATTTAATATGCTGCATTTCGCCAGCTTTTGATGCACTTGAGATATTCAACTATCAGACAATTCAATTTTGGTCACAGGACCCCGTGGAAGATGAGGGCACACAGAGTAATGGCGATGTGGATGAgaattactttaaatttgaCGATGATAACACCGAGAGGATGAGTATTTCTCCAGCAGCGGAACATCTACACGAAGGAGCCTTCTGTCGGCGAAGTTTTGATGGACGAAGTGGATATTGCATATTTGCTACTCAGTGTCTGCATGTTATACGGGAATATCGGGTACATGGCACTCGCATTGACATTTGCACCCATCGTAATAATGTACCCGTCATCTGTTGCCCCTTGGCCGACAAACATATTCTGGAACAGCGGATTAGTGCCACAAGTGGGTAACTTATTTCTACAGTTTCTCATCCTTTTTAAGCAACTCGTTTCATCTAGAGTGCCAGGAATATAATTCAGCCACTAGACGCCTCAAGCTGGCGGACTTTGTTCGTTTCTCGGGCAAACAATGCGTGCCCAGTGTTCCTCTGATTGTTGGTGGTACACCCACACAACGTGGCCTCTTTCCACACATGACTGCCTTGGGTTGGACCCAAAGCAATGGTGAGATCAAATGGGGATGTGGCGGCACTCTAGTCAGTGAGTTCTATGTTCTGACAGCAGCCCATTGCGCCACATCAGGTAGGTAAGTTTTGCCCatcaaatttcaataggtTTCATAGCATATTCCAATGTTTCGTTATAGCAAACCTCCGGATATGGTACGTCTCGGTGTCCAACAGCTGAATGTAAGCACCTCTGCCCAGCAGGATATTAAAATCCTTATAATCATCCTACATCCAAAGTATCGTTCATCTTCCTATTATCATGACATAGCGCTGCTCAAGTTAACGAAACGTATACAACTTTCGGAGTTAGTGCGTCCAGCGTGTCTATGGCAATTGCCGGATTTGCATATCAAAACGGTTTTAGCTACCGGCTGGGGACGCACTGAGTTTTTGGGTGCCAAGTCCAATGTCCTAAGGCAAGTCGACTTGGATGTGATATCTCAGCAACGTTGTAAGCAAATCTATCGTCGAGAACGCCGTTTGCCACGTGGCATTATCGATGCCCAATTCTGTGCTGGTTATATACCAGGCGGCAAGGACACCTGCCAAGGTGATTCTGGTGGCCCAATCCATGCTATATTACCCGAGTACAATTGCGTGCCCTTTGTGGTGGGCATCACTTCCTTTGGCAAATTTTGTGCTGCCCCCAATGCTCCTGGTGTGTACACAAGAATCTATAGCTATCTGGATTGGATTGAAAAGATTGCCTTTAAGGATCGTTGAAATTTTAAGTAGGGACTTTATACTTTGACTGATTCACTTTCATTGTaactaaaaaatattctaatatttattcaattaaCTCGAAACACCATATTGTAATTCATAATCCCCaaaattctttattttattataaatttccATATTATTAAATGTATAGAACATAATAAAGACAAttatttgtaaattattttaacaTTTGACTGATTCCAGGGCTCGCAAAATTTGGGTTTTTGAGATTTATTTGACTTTTTCAAATTATTCAACTAACTGCATTAAAACATGagacaaagcagaaaaataaaatacaaaacaagctcaaagttttaaatcaatgaagtaagtaagtcgtctcgccgacttgggtataccatacaccaggtgaaacaaatatttaaaatttcgaaaaccaaatgtatgtctattaaattgctttaacatgccctcataccatatgctatctcgctcactctacaaacacacgagcactctagcgccgccactagccaacggccaattctgcccttatggatcgcgtagcaaaatacgttcatacgtatattttgtatgtttctagtccgatttcaatcaaatttggtagtttggtagaaatagataagattaattagtctgccaaatttgattgcgatgctcaaaaaattgcaagagccaatcggttttttctaaattatggaggcggaagtgggcaacatattaaaataaatgtattctgcgcgcatactaagccaatatacatactaaatttggtgactttagctttgttagttttcgagaaaatcagttttgtttaattttcgggggcggaaatgggcgtggcaaaatttttaaatagtcaatatctgcgcgtctattaagctagcttacataccaaatttaatgtcggtggctttcatactttttaagaaaaacagttttatgtaaattccgggggcggaagggggcgtggcaaaaatttgaaacaaactcgataagcgtacatactacacgagactgcataccaaatttggtgcctctagctcttatagtctccgagatctaggtgttcatacggacggacggacggtcggacggacggacggacggacagacggacatggctagatcgactcggtttttgatcctgatcaagaatatatatactttgtggggtcggagatgcttccttctgcctgttacatacattttggcgactttaatataccatttcaccctatgggtgtatggtataaaaatacggAAAAATTTTTAGACTTTGTAAAATTGCTTACTGGccattttaatgttttattatCAACATTTATTTAGTAGATTTAGAGATGAAACTTGTTCAATCCATTTAAATAATGTTTCCATTGCATCTTATTAAGTCATAACCATTTTGTAATCAATCAATGTTTATGTTTGAGTTATATTTGTAATGTCAGTATCCAAGGCTTTGTTTGCAATATAATTTATGCGAAATTGTATACAGATTACTATGTAACTAACCACTCCAAAGAGAAACTAAAAAACCACaattaaaataatgaaaaatcaaCTGCACATATCATTCCGTGTCTTACCTTGCCAAGCATTTCATTGTTAATTATTAGGAAACCACCTGCACTGAATTGACATCTCTCCTGTCCCAATAGCATGTTGGTTCTAAGAATTCCGGATTTCAATTGTTCATTTTGACATTCCAACGAGATGTGATGATGGAAAAGTGATCGTACTTTCCTTTGTACTAGATCACAACGTGTGCAAATTAAGCAAGGAACCACAATTTCCATTAACTTACAAAACTCTTCAATTACGCAGTCTTtaaaaggacaaaaaaaaaacaaatttaaaacataaatACATCCATTTATGTAATGGAATACTCTCTTACATCGTTGAGTGGCCAAATATCTGGGCTCCAGTATATTCAAATATACCCAGTAAGGCAAAACAGTAATGTCCACAGAGAATTTCAATAGGATGGTAGTCAAGCTGAGTTGAAAATTTCGTTCTATATTACGCACATTTCGCCATGTCTGATGATGAAGTTCCTGTAGAACTCCTAATTTATCCGCAATCAATAAGCTCTCTAAGGATTCTTCAAATCCTGGTCGTCGTAACTCATTTATAAGACTAGAGCTGACATCAAAAAGTTCTTGATAGATGGCTAAAATCATGACAGTATACAAAGTGAATTGACTAAATCGCACCATTAGCACAATTTCCGAATATAAAGCATAGACTAATAATTCCGAGGTTGTTGTCACAAGAAAGCAATAAATTGTTACAGCCATAAGGAGAGTGATTCTTATTAATAAAGAGGCTTGGACAGCAATAGAATAACGACGAATCCTTTTGTAGTTCACATGCCAACCCAGTTTGGACTTTAGATCCTGGCATATATTCACCAGTTCCTGTTCAATCTCTTTACTACGATTGCGCCACAGTAACTCAACTCCCACAATAAAATGTGTACAATCAAGAGCTACAAAATTGATCAAATCGATGAAGCGAGAAAAATGATCATGTTGGAAATCATATACCAAATCGTAATTAAAACTAAAGCGCCATTTGAACAGAACACCCAAATACACTATATTTAGTAAATTGTAGACCACTTTTAAATGGAAATGAGTCTTTGGTGGCTCCAAACCAATCCACATTGTGAGGAGGTGCATGCCCCTCAGTGTAAAGAAACCTCGTTCACATGAAATGTAGCACATGACTGAAGGCATGAAGCCTTTGAGTTTCATTAGAGTTTACCAGAATAAAGCAAATTTAATTAGCtaattagtttttaatatCATCAACCATCAAGAGCAAATTAGATAGGAGAATTTTAAATAAGGGAGGACCCATCTATATGTGAATTGACTTTCTATGCAGTTTCTAGCCAGTTCGTGGAGCGTCCTTTTCGTCCTTACAAGCATCACAGGAGCTCAGGATTCATAACTTTATACTCTTTCTAAAAGTTGTTTCAATCGATCGAAAATAACGTTAAAAATCGTAAAATACTTCCATGTTTTGTAgtcatttatttcttttgaaatttggTTTGCGTTATTTCCAAACCTTTCGTTCAATCCATGGAATATAATGTGAAATTCGCGTGTAAACACCAGGAGCTCCACTGGCACATATTCCACCCAACGAGGTAATACCTATTACATAGGGCAAACGATGTTGTCCATCCTGTTGATACATTACCAAAGGACCGCCTGAATCTCCCTGTGAAAAGAAGAAGTTTCTATAAAACTAAAGAAACATTTAAAAGTCAAATCAATCAGCACTTGACATGTATCCATGCGACCAGAGTAGTCACCAGCGCAAAGTTGTCCTGGTCCTAGGCCATTCTTCAATTTGTCAGCATCACGTAAATAGCCTGCACATTGTTGATTATTGAGTGGATATAATTGGACTTGGAGTAACCTATGTGAAGGTGGTCCAGCTAAAGTAATTAaatgatattttattttgtcgaAAATGTTCTCCAATTGTTGACTTACCAAAACGAGTCTGGCCATAACCCATGGCTGTCAATGGAACCTCGGGTACAGCATCGTTTGCCCACAGGCATGCTATTGGTTGATGGGATTTCTTCTCCAACTTGATTATGGCCAAGTCATTGTAGTTACTCTCATCGTCATAATTCGGATGAATTTTAATCTCTTTGATACGAATGATTTGACTCGTTTCGGTACTGTTCAAGTCAACACCGCCAATTAACACAATCTCCGGGGACTCCCTAAAACGAAATAGTCATTAATATGCAAACGTTTTgaaaaatgaatatatatgtagattgCCTCCCCCTGCTTACCCTCCCAAACTGGCACAGTGAGCGGCCGTTAAAGCAAATTTACGTTCTATTAACACACAGCCACAATTGAATATATAACAACGATCAATCTTCTTGCcgttgcctttgcctttgcctttgttATTTGAGCGCCAGCCAAGTGCACactgaaaaatataaacataatCATTAAATGCCCCCAAGGCGCCACATTTAACTTGGAAGCTTACCATATAGGGATGCTCATCGGGCTGAGTAAGTCGTCCGCCGACCACTTCAGTGCCACTGAAATTGAGTCTTCTTATAGGTGCTTCAATTGCCTCTAATTGATCGTCTGACTGACGTCTACGTCGCTTATGTGATTCCCTTACATAAGCTT is a window encoding:
- the LOC6648052 gene encoding serine protease snake, whose translation is MLTNFLLVLLLTACVSCKKHKNVPSAQPSTPLSIGPFGNCYAHDRPLIGHCVPYRDCISALQARDDVTVLECPSESKKHDRYVCCPHGGYIVPEPKQSKSERACRKAYVRESHKRRRRQSDDQLEAIEAPIRRLNFSGTEVVGGRLTQPDEHPYMCALGWRSNNKGKGKGNGKKIDRCYIFNCGCVLIERKFALTAAHCASLGGESPEIVLIGGVDLNSTETSQIIRIKEIKIHPNYDDESNYNDLAIIKLEKKSHQPIACLWANDAVPEVPLTAMGYGQTRFAGPPSHRLLQVQLYPLNNQQCAGYLRDADKLKNGLGPGQLCAGDYSGRMDTCQGDSGGPLVMYQQDGQHRLPYVIGITSLGGICASGAPGVYTRISHYIPWIERKVWK